In Tachysurus vachellii isolate PV-2020 chromosome 24, HZAU_Pvac_v1, whole genome shotgun sequence, the sequence ACAGGTAAGTCattaacatctctctctctctctctctgtctctctctctctctctctctctctctccccctctcccttcctgttatttctttctcttcattctcGATTTGATTTCTCTACCCGGGTGATTCACATCGATGATCGATCGGCAGTTTTGGTGTAATGAacgtgtccgtgtgtgttcgAGCTTTCCTGCCGCTGCTCCGTGCGCGACCTCCATGTCTGCTTTATTAATGGATTAACGTGTGTCGTGTCGTGTTGCCGTGGGGTGTGTGATTCAGTGGTGCACTTCTGTGACAATAACCTGGTTTTCACAAACCAAAtcaatattctctctctctgtctctctctctctctctctctctcatatgagCGGTGTTTCTGTGCTACGCTTGgattttgcgtgtgtgtgtgcatgatcaACGTTGCTTGTTTAAGGCTGAGCTGGAGTTTGCCTCAGTGTCAGGACTGCTTTTGGGGTTTTTCCTGAGAGAGATTCTGCATTTCAATCTCAATATGAAGAGGTTTTCTTCTCTCCTCACTCCAGCGCTCAGGACGACCCGAGTACAAAATGACAGCTCCTTTTCAGCAATTTTTGGTTTGTGCTGTTGAACTGCATCCTCAatcctgattggtcacaagATTCCTTTTCTATAACATTACATTAATACGCTTATACTATCGcggtattgtttctatagtaaccgctcGTTCACAgggaagaacaaaacaaaacttccCATGAGCAGAAGTaagaaatgccttgttgatgagcgagagatcagaggagaatgaacagactggtctgagctggaCGGAAGTGAAGATAAACTTAAATAACAGCCTAGAGCAAGAATCTGAGGCCTTCATAGGCACAAAAACAATGTTCTCTTCAGTTTGGGTgtcaattgcccaacagtggcagcttggcagtgctggggcttgaaccctgatcaacaacccagagctttaaccacttgagaCACCACTGATCCTACTGAACATAACTGGTGCAGGAATGTGtgaactgactgtgtgtgtgtgtgtgtgtgtgtgtgtgtggttcaatCACCTTCAAGAACACTGTTCGGAGACTCCGGCTGTTGGAGTAGGAGTGAAGTGAACATGCTTCAGAATAGGGATTTGGGGCGACAGGTTACtcactgtgtggtgtgtgtgtgtgtgaggcttggcttgtgtgtgtgtttctttggttCTCATGTTGCCATCCTTCTCATAGGCCAGTCAGACGCTGAAGGCAGCGGTTCAGGTACTGGTACGAGTCCAGGTGAGTCCTCTGTCTACTCTCAGGACTATTGGAGCGTCTTTAGATTAAACAGAGTCTCAGACACCAGTTTTAACTGATGATGCTTATAAGTTGTGGTGTGAGATGATAAGACAATCATCATGCAGACAGTAAGATTATTTGGTAGGTCGTGTGTCGGAAAACGGAGAGACGTGTGTAATGAGAGTTTTGGAGAAAATGGCGACTGAACAGAAGTGGAGTTTGGTGTCgtcacagtgtgtgtgcttCTTTTAGATGATCATATTTTAATagtgcactctgtgtgtgtgtgtgtgtgtgtgtgtgtgattcctcaCAAAGACAAAATAGCGCTGGAGGGCGTGGTGGTGCAGCGAGCCGAGTGCAGACCAGGCGCCAACGAGCACTACATGAGGTTAAAAAGGTAAGTGTGTATAGtcttaagcacacacacacagctttatatACTGTTTGCTTTCTGATTCGTCTTTTGCTTTCTTACAGGCTGCAGATCGAGGAGTCGTCGAAGCCTCATCGGTTCTCTCAGCAGCTGGAGAAAGCCGTCACCACTAACTACAAACCCGTGGCCAATCACGCGTATAACGTGAGTCGGGTTTATCATAAGAATATCGATCTCACAATAACACACTTTGGTATAGATTCAtatcacagtgctgctgaattctcagatctgattggtcagaaagggTTGATTCGTTTgccataacaaaacaaaaaacacggTGTGACGTAGATTTGAGTTCGTTTCTTGCCGTATGTGAaatttatattctatttatggacggagtctccagtgtcaggagaTTTTAGGAGTTATTGGTTAACGAGCTGCATTTAATTGTCTTTTTAACAATGAGAGatacagacatagagagagtgGTGAGGCTTAAAGCTGCTGAAACTTTACAACTTTTTGTTACACGGACATTCTTTGACCTTAAATGTTCCTATTAACGTATAAAAGAAAGCATACGCGGTGTTGCAATGTTATGAAATTGTAATCGTTaataaattgctgtggtataagaggaataaaacaacaaGGTGGATGTGGAAATTAATCAGCGTCGTGGTGATAAATCAGCGGCTCGGCTTCATTACGTCACACAGTATCCGCACTATACTTGTTTGTTGTCATGGATACGAACACGGCATACCGAACAGCTCCGTCAGTGTCTCGAATGTTTTGTCGACGTCTAGTTCCAGGTCGTTGTGGTGCCTCAATGTCTCGTACAAGTGTGTTAGCAGGAATCAGAAGCGTTTCCTAGCTgagccattttttattttttttttcttcccagcTGGATtatgagaaaaagaagaaggaagaaggcAAAAGAGCACGAGCAGACAAGCATCAGGTGTTGGACATGCTCTTCTCTGCCTTTGAGAAGCATCAGTATTACAATATTAAAGACCTAGTGGACATCACCAAACAGCCCGTGGTAAGAACCCCGAGaagactttttgtttgtttgtttgtttatcccATCATGCACACTGATGACTGATTAGTGTAGCTAAAGTAAAACAAGCTGTTAGAGGAGTGAATCATCCCACcatctccattctgattggtcagctttCTCTCTTAATAGAGTTTATTTTCCTCATATTAAAGATGTCTATTCACGattcgtttctatagcaacggttTACACAGCCGACCAAAACGAACGTCTAAGAGGACAAAAAGCAACATgttagttaaataaaaataaaactcacatcctcacttttttttttttttatacgttCCGTGTTTTTGCTAATAACAAAGCCTCGATTGATTCGAATTAGTGTGACTTGTAATTTTAGATTTCTATTCGCGTTAGAATCGTTTAAAAAGGTTGTAGTTCACTCACACGAGCTGCTTATTAACTACAGCACTAAAGTTCTAACGTTCGTTTAAACTGACAAGTTAAGACTCGAGGTTCAAACTGAAACATCTATACGGATTAGATTGTGTTTTGGGGGGAAAATAAAACTTGCCCTGTTGCTTGAAATGAGATCCTGAAGCTTGCATCCAGaaaagtacacaaaagacacaagACTTTTCAAACCCGAGATTACTTTTGACCAAGTGTCCTACATGGACAGCCTGTGACCCAGAAGTTGTAGATAGATCCACTTGGAGACCATCACGATGTCGTCGAGTCGGTCAgttttgtgctcaggtcttcatcagtgaagcaggaattagtgttaagtctgtaatgagcTCTTgtttacacaattccactggactagaaacgacattatttacattgacgttTCCTGtcgtgtcacccaaatgaggaagCGGTTCCTCTCACGGTTTCTTCCccacatcatctcagggagtttttactCATCACCGTAACTTAATTGTAAACTCTGCTGCTTTGATACGtcagtaaaataaattcaatggAATTGATGAACTTGTTACTTGTGTCCTGCACTCAGATTTACCTGAAGGAGATCCTGCGTGACATCGGAATCTACAACGTGAAGGGAACTCACAAGAACACCTGGGAGCTGAAGCCCGAGTACAGACATTACCAGAACGAGGAGAAGAGCGACTGAGCAGCTCGTCTTACTCTCACACTCTGCTTCCGTTATCTTGTAAATCATAGTTTGTCGCTGTAACGAGGTAGACCGGTTGTCATGGAAACATATCCTGCCTCCTGAATAGCGTAAAGAAAAATCTAGCAGCACGTGCCTGGATGCagtttttaagaatttttacCACTTTTTATCAGGAATaagtttatttcagttatttttgcAGAATAATTAACGGTGATGTAATGTTAGAGAGCAGCATGTAGACAAAACCTGTGTTTATGACTTTAGGATCAGCTTTAAGGCTTGTACACACTGCTGAAGTAAAGGTTTAGTACAAAAATTCAACCCTTTGTCTCTgttataaaatgtctttttttttaccttcctgATTTCTCAAACCACCGTCAAAGATATTCTTTGATATTGTAAAGAATTAATTACGATGCTGGCTGCTTGACCAGAACAGATTTAACCcaaaacatgcagaaaaaagCCCAGGAATTAGATCCAAGAACCTTACTACTTAGATTTTCTATACCAACAGGCAGGTTTGTGACGACAAAACTTCACCTTCTCACTGACGTTAATTATAAAGTTGTACAGAAAATACTCAATCGACGTATTGGAATAGCAAACTGAATCACTCTGCTGACATAAATAATTTACACATCAGTTGGAAAATGAATAACACACGTCATTTGCCCTTTTTCAATAATTCAGATGGTTACAGCATAAACCCTAAAACTTAATGATCTGAAATgggttttaaattaaaatgctaaCTACAGGACTTTTAATCAATCCTTATTCAGCATCAAATCCCCGGAACAGAACTTTCTAAACCCGCACCAGCGCTTCAGACACACCAGAGGAACCGGTTAAGTCACACCCTGGCTTTACAAAATTCTATACGCTTCTATACGCGAGAGGGAGATTAAGTCCTTCAGCGTTCCTTTAAAGCAATACCTGAAAATGTTCAATTCTGTGCAGGGAAAGttgcaaataaataattctttacTCTCCACACAAGACACCTTTAGCCAGCAGCTTGACTTTATTTCACAAATAGTGCCAAGAAATCCTATACAATTCTGTGATTCGGACAACATGGGCAGGAAAGGGGGCAATAATACCTGTACGACTGCCGTCTGAGCGCCGACATGCACACAGCAAAACCAATTCCCAGGCAGTCAAAAGttgatgaaattaaaaaaataaaccctaaAGTGAGCTGCATCATTCATGTCTTCTTGCCCTGACAATGCAAAGCTCTGATGTGATCCAGCTCACTATAATACTGTTCACCCCCCCCGAGCTGGGGTGTGGAGGGGCTTCGAGTTCTGCATGGACACTGATTATAGGAATCGAAGCGGTGGCCgttgaggaggaggaaggagaaGGAGGTTTAAGAGAGCTTCCGGTCCTGATCCTGATGGAGTCGTGTGGAATGAGTGATCTGATCCAAAAGCTTTCACGGCCAGCCACTGATGAGAAGCAGCCAGGGACACGAGCAGGGTATTTTACTGAAgagaaaaatcacacaaaacacacacatagatcaGACATGATTCACACGATCtagggtgtgtttgtttttgtactaGCTCCCTCAGCTTATTAGTTAGTACCCATGTGACATGAAATCAGTTAAACTTTCATTCCAACGCCAGACCGACACAGACGGCCTGTTCTCCTCTCTTCAATCTGCTTCTGCCACGTTCCAGACAGATAGAAAGCGCGAGGAGGTTTACTGTCGCATCTCAGTGCAAACCCAGAGGCCACTGATAACGGCAGCAGGTCTATCAGTAGATGCCACAAGACGAGGCTATAGTTATTTGATAAAACGAGCAACAAGTGCTCTCTATAGAGCATACAAATAATCCAATACAAGTAGAAAATGACACCATTTTGCCTGATTGATTACTAAACGGCAAATGAAAGGTCCTCAGGAGTTTAACCCTCAAACAGCAACACTAAAGGTGGGTTTACGCTTCACGATGACAAGTTTCTTAAACAAAAACTGCGTTCCTACACAAACACGAAGCCTGACACGTCTTTAGCCATTACACGCAGACAGGAGACACTTACACATTTCTCAGACTCAAGACCGTCTTTGAAGAAAAGCATGTACGGTGTCACTCCATCCTCACGGAAGTCGAGCAGACCGATCGAGCCGTCTGGGTTCATTGATTCGCCTGTGAAAAACTGCACAGAGACGGTTCTgattagagaaataaaaaaaatcagacgtgatttttcagcagtttgttgTACTCAGGATACGATTTCGTTTCATTGGTCTTGACCTCCAAAGGTGTCCTAAGATCGTCATCATTGTACGTACATTGTTATCACATGTCCTCTCTCGAACACACAAGCTCACATGTACCTGGAAATTCTTGATGTTGCCAATGATTTTCTTGACCTCAGCTGGAGCATTAGCCATGAAGGGCTCTACTCGTTCAGGACACGTTTCCTGCAGTTTGGCCTTCaccctgttaaaaaaaacaaacaaacaaacatgtctaTTATACAGCAATTACAAGCCTTCAGAAACAAAGGATTCCCAAAGAAAACCATGTTGTCCCCAATTCAATCTTCCAAATCACAGACAAGACATGAAGAAAGCGCAGGGACGGTTTATTTAGCATCTATAAATTAAAACCCAATTGCTCACAAGAGAAGCAACTCAGCTGTCAACAGATGCTGACAAAAAGGAGCACAACACCAAGGACAGGTTAaactggaaaataaactaaCACCAAAGCCAAACACAGGAGTGTTTAGCTTGTCAACAGATTAATCCAACAACTACAGTACACAATTATAAATAGCATTTGTCTGGATTTCTATTGTGACCATTATACTGAACAGAATGAGCAAATATAATCCTAAAAAAGGCTCTGAAACGCTTATCTATATCTGAACACTCACGCCTTCATGTAGTCCTTGATGTAGACCATGTAAGACTTCTTGTCGTAACTGGTTTCCTGGAGCTTGTGGTTGAGGACTATGTCGACACCGCTGACTGTCGTCGAATCACAGCCATCATCCTGGACCTCTGCGGACGCGTTGCCACCGATCAGCGAATCGTCGATGTCCCCCTCTGATCTGCTGATCATCTACAGACACAAAAGGATGTTGGTGAAATCGCTGTTCTGCTGGAACTTTGGGAATCACCATTATGCTGCAGTGTGCTGGTCACAGCAGGACACCAAATGACGTGCCATAAACCCAATACAGCAACGCAATACATGAAAACGGTAACAAGCCCGGAAACCTGTTTAGTCAGGTTTCTGCATTCACGTTCCATTACAAAACCAGGCGACACCTGCTTTCAAGTCATTTTATTACTCATTTGAAAAGAAACGGTCGCTAATACAAAATTTCTCCTTAGGCAATATGCAAATATCGATGCGTCAAACCTAACAGATGCCTCAAAAATATTCCTGAGTCATTTTCTCTAACTATTTCGGAAACGTGCTCACACAATAACGgcaattttatttccattaaaaagtaaacatttaaatgtaaacattgatGCAGTGAAACCAGACTTGAAAGTCTTGGTGCAAAGAGTTCTTTGTTCATGAGTCAGTCCTGCATATGACTCACCAAGTGAGGAGTCAAATAACTGAATCACCTGTTTGGATTAATATTAACGTGTTATATCTAAATTaaaaggagacaaaaaaaaaaaaagaggttttcTTACCTTTCCCTCAACCTCGATCATCATTCCGTTCTCCGACTCCTTGAGTTTGTAGATGTCTGAGAACATTTCATCTCCTAGAAGGGAAAAGAACAGCAAAGTTCAGACAGACTATAAAGTTCATCCTGGATCAGttaatcacaaaaacacacaataaattaaagcttaaaaaaaaaccatactGTCGTGTTTCCCAAATCTATTTATTCTAACAAACGAGATGATCCATAACTTAACTCTAATGGGCCCCAggcctgaggggaaaaaaaaaataaaaaataatcaaaccaTGCTAAGCGCTAACAACTAGCTAAAAGCTAAAACCTTACGATGTCTGAAGTAGAAAGAAATCCTTCTCGAACACTCGAGATAAAATAGACAGGGACAAAAAGTTAGTCACAGTGAATAAACGAGTTATCTTAAAGCTACGTGTCCGTTTaggaaggggggaaaaaactggGCTAGTCAACATGCCGGCATTTTAGCATAACAGCTAACAGGCTAATAaagtagtttttatttaatttgtgacTTGGAAGCCAACTAAGATTCAACAGGAATTCTTCTCTAAACACGAATAATCTCTATTCATCGAttaaaaagtgtaataaaatcaaaaatgaTGTTTTCTAATACAATGCTAGCTACACACAAGCGCGCGAGAACGTTAGCATTAAAAGCTAGCTAGGCTAACTAAGCTAACTAGGCCTCAGGCTTTCGACTAGAgatgaagtaaataaaacaaaaaaacgcgTTAAACATCAAAAATATCGACAGGGTCAAAGTGCGGGAAGTGTTTAGACTGGTTTAGAGAGCATTCTCACCGCTGATGATGTCCTTGAAGATGATCATTTTGTCGGATTGTGGGGCGGCGGTTCAGGAGGCGCTGGCTTTGACTGCAGCCTGGCGGAGACGCTCAGCTGAAAAGGCCGAGCAACGGAAACTCTCCGCCGGATACTGCAGAGGTGGCGGCGACGTCATCATCTCCCCGCCCCCTTGTTTACTGCTCcctctgaatcagaatcagatttattggccaagtgtcaCACAAGGAAttcggttccagctgtttgtgactctcaaaagtacagacataaataacaccataCTATTCAATCCAGTTCAAtccagttcaattcaattcagttcagttcagttcagttcagttcagttcagttcaattcaattcaatccagttcaattcaattcaattcagttcagttcagttcagttcagttcaattcagttcagttcagttcagttcagttcagttcagttcaattcaattcaatccagttcaattcaattcaattcaattcagttcagttcagttcagttcaattcaatccagttcaattcaattcaattcaattcagttcagttcagttcaattcaattcagttcagttcagttcagttcaattcagttcagttcagttcagttcagttcaattcaattcaatccagttcaattcaattcaattcagttcagttcagttcaattcaattcaattcaattcagttcagttcagttcagttcagttcagttcagttcaattcaattcaatccagttcaattcaattcagttcagttcggTTCAGTTCAATATTAGCGCCTTTAACAATTTCCCAAAGCAGCAATTGTCTCAAacaagctttacagaagtatggaaatagaagagagagagaaaaagaaataaatatatgaaaagaagaagaagaagaagaagaagaagaagaagaagaagaagaagaagaagaagaaatacggataaaaaataaataaatgaatatatacaattaaagtttaaaattaattaaaaaatttgaaaaataatataGAGGAGGAACcggaggaaccagactcagaagggaacccatcatcATTTTATGTAACACTTATAACAATATAGACTATACAAGACACCGTactatttaattcagttcaattcaattcagtttaattcaattcagttaatTCATGGgcatatggtagcctagtggttatggtgttgggctaccaatcggaaggttgtgagttcaatcccaggtccaccaagctgccactgttgggcccctgagcaaggcccttaaccttcaattgctcagctgtataaaaatgagatgatgTAAGTCGcgctggataagggtgtctaccaaatgctgtcaATTCAATATAGTGCCTTTAACAATTtcctattgtctcaaagcagctttacagatgtatggaaacagaatagagagaaaaaataaataaatatagaagaagaagaaaaaatatggaaaaaaaacaaataaatgaatatatacaattaaagtttaaaattaatttaaaaaaaaaaaaaaaatttaaaatactatatatatattttttctttttttcattgtgatatacactcaccggccactttattaggtacacctgtccaactgctcgttaatgcaaatttctaatcagccaaaaacatggcagcaactcaatgcatttaggcatgtagacatggtcaagacgatctgctgcagttcaaaccgagcatcagaatggggaagaaaggtgatttaagtgactttgaacgtggcatggttgttggtgccagacaggctggtctgagtatttcagaaactgctgatctactgggattttcacgcacaaccatctctagggtttacagagaatggtccgaaaaagagaaaatatccagtgagcggcagttctgtgggcgcaaatgccttgttgatgccagaggtcagaggagaatggccagactggttcgagctagaaaggcaacagtaactcaaataaccactcgttacaaccgaggtatgtagaagagcatctctgaacacagaacaagtcgaaccttgaggcggtaCCTACTACTACTAAGgagtacctaataaagtggccggtgagtatgtgtgtatatatatatatatatatatatatatatatatatatatatatatatatatgtatatcccTAACAAGCGACAGCGGCAAGGAAAATCTACCCaagacaatatgaggaagaaaccttgagaggaaccagactcagaagggaacccatcgtCATTTGGGTGAGACTTATAACAATatagactatacaagacaatacagacgatgtgatACAATGTAGACAGTACGAgtgttaaatatgaatacagaatatatatgcTGCCTggatcacctcagacttgctcattggggataaatacaaacacattaaaatatatctaatattaatcttgaattttgtattatattaatctttatattattctttataataaccttttgttctatgtttatgttctgtaaagctgctttgagacaatgttaattgtaaaaagtgctatacaaataaacctgaattgaattgaattgaattgaatgtctTAAGTAAGGTTTTCATGGTACCAATGATTATTCTCATAATCTGACACTGACAAAACTGACAAAACTAAGTATTATTCCTACTTAACTATCTATCTTACTGAGACACAACtgactgagaaacacaaagaaggtGAACCAAGAAAACTTTACaaaaacaggtttaaaaatttaataatacaagacaatatagtaagttattctatttatttatttatttatttatttattattattattattattattattattattattattattattattattattattattattatgatgatgatgttccAGTATTCCCTGAATTCACCCTGATAggaatagtaataaataaatttaataataaatttagcCCACTAAAGTATGTATATAAAACACATATTTCCATTAATACATTTAGTACAGAACTTAAAGCAGTTAAGtaattctatttattaatttaatttaatttaatttaatttaatttaatttaatttaatttaatttaatttaatttaatttatttttatttttttattgaaccaCTGAATCTTTTTCATTgtgatgttcctaataaatttaataataaatttagcCCACTAAAGTATGTATATAATTCATTTTGGGGGTTTATCCACATATATCCATTAATACATTTAGTACAGAACTTAAAGCAGTTAAGtaattctatttctttctttctttctttctttctttcttttcttttcttttcttttattttcttttcttttattttattttattttattttattttattttattttatttatttatttttattgaaccACTGAATCCTTTTCATTGTGATGTTCCAGTATACCTGAATTCACCCTGTTAGGACTACTGCATTAGGTTGTAAGTCTCTGTACATGTGTTGATGGGTATATTATGGACAAAAtaacttttcattcttttcagtctgatatttccttttcttttttcttttttttttcgtttttatgATATAGCCTATACATCATTTGTTTCCGTATAAAGAGGCGCAATGATGGCAGTTTTCCACGCAGCTTGCGAGCGCGTGTGCATGTGAACGAGTGTGCGCGTTCACGCGGAAGTTGTCAGGGCAGGAAGAAAGATAGGGGAGGTAGGAAGTTGGGCACAGCTCCGGCTCAGAGGGAGGGATTAGTGTTTAGTAGTCCTGTCATGATCTTTATTCCTTAAAGCAACCATGtagctgtgtgactgtgtgtgtgcgtgtgtgtgatctgttaaTGATCTCTACTTCATGTGAGATGAATCCTACACATAAAGGTGAGTAATTCTATTTAGGCTAAAATGTAAGATTCTAGATtctttagtaaataaaataaactttaattgcacacacatatgtagtgtgcaattaaaaagtaaataaaatgtttactaaAGAATCTTTACTTAACATTTctccattttattattattattattattattattaataataataataataataataataataataataataataataataatcagccaAGCTTGCATTTGTTCCAGTgatgttaaaatgattaaattgaatttaattgaatgaaatgtaattgaaaacatatttaatagaTATGACATTGAAATCATGAATACTACATCACACCAATGAGAAAATAAGAATTTTAAGACTTCTTCACAGCTGATGAGTTAAAGCATATTCTCGGCGCTCTGATGGAttctgacagacagaaagacagacagacaaccaAATAGTTAATAAGGGCtttgttttttgtgattgtgtatTATTGGATGTAAACAGACCTCAAGCCATTTGGATTAGAGGAACTTACTTTCAGCAGCAAAGAGCTGGGACACTAAAGCAGCATTTGTATGTTATGAGTATGTTTAAACCTTGGAAGGACACAGCAGTTACAAGATAAAGACACAAGTCTTTGTATAAAGGTGTTGTTTTAAATATGAGCCTAATCTTGTGCACTTTGAGCCCTCAAGGATGAGTAAGTAGAGTTTGGAGTCATAAAGAGTCGCGTTCTTCTGATCTGCAGAATCTGTAGTTGCTGATGTGATCAGAGAAGCTGAATCTCATCATTATTGTTCTCAGTGTGGATAAGACAGTCTGTAAGCGTTGTTTTAGTAAAACAGTTAAAGCACAGACATTTATACACGGTAAGCACATCTTTATTAATCAGGTGGTTCTATCAGATAAAATGGGAAAGAATTAACGAATCTAATACACAATAAGTATCCTACTGTGATGAGGAGTAAACtgggattatttattatttat encodes:
- the gtf2f2a gene encoding general transcription factor IIF subunit 2 isoform X2; amino-acid sequence: MSERSDVDLTGAKQNTGVWLVKVPKYLSQQWAKASGRGEVGKLRIGKNQGKAEVSFTLNEELTTIESMGEKASMVRAPREHPFTLQTVGGQTLAVYTETFSDKIALEGVVVQRAECRPGANEHYMRLKRLQIEESSKPHRFSQQLEKAVTTNYKPVANHAYNLDYEKKKKEEGKRARADKHQVLDMLFSAFEKHQYYNIKDLVDITKQPVIYLKEILRDIGIYNVKGTHKNTWELKPEYRHYQNEEKSD
- the gtf2f2a gene encoding general transcription factor IIF subunit 2 isoform X1, with the translated sequence MSERSDVDLTGAKQNTGVWLVKVPKYLSQQWAKASGRGEVGKLRIGKNQGKAEVSFTLNEELTTIESMGEKASMVRAPREHPFTLQTVGGQTLAVYTETFSGQSDAEGSGSGTGTSPDKIALEGVVVQRAECRPGANEHYMRLKRLQIEESSKPHRFSQQLEKAVTTNYKPVANHAYNLDYEKKKKEEGKRARADKHQVLDMLFSAFEKHQYYNIKDLVDITKQPVIYLKEILRDIGIYNVKGTHKNTWELKPEYRHYQNEEKSD
- the tpt1 gene encoding translationally-controlled tumor protein homolog, which produces MIIFKDIISGDEMFSDIYKLKESENGMMIEVEGKMISRSEGDIDDSLIGGNASAEVQDDGCDSTTVSGVDIVLNHKLQETSYDKKSYMVYIKDYMKAVKAKLQETCPERVEPFMANAPAEVKKIIGNIKNFQFFTGESMNPDGSIGLLDFREDGVTPYMLFFKDGLESEKC